TTACCTTACAGTATATTCTTTATGATGCAAGTTAGACTCTCGCCGCGCCTGACCGCACGGCACTGACGCTAGGAACGACTGCTTTTCTGCGTCATGCCAGCCGTTGTGAATAGATGAATGTTCATATCATGCCAGGGTATGCCAGAGATGAGAAAATCCAACTCCGTAGGAAAGAGGTCACAAAGCAATCCATAAAAATGCACATTAGGTTAACTaaatactccaaattgtccgtgAGTGTGaatatggttgtttgtcccAACGTCAGCTCGGAAAGCCTCAACCTCTTGTGCGACCCTTGTTAAAACAAGTGCAATAGAAAttgaatagatggatggattttgcatTACAGTATGTCCTGAATATCATCCGGTTAAGTATGAAAAGTTATAGTTGGCCTGATTCAAAGGCGCATGACCTAACATATTCATGCTTGCTATCTGAAGTGGAATAACGAGACGGTAAATTAGGAAGCGCGGGTGTAATGGCATGAATTCAAAAGTCATATcgcatatgaatgaatgaacctatTTATGTGCAAATAGCACAATTGAAGTTCAAAACTAGTCCAATGTTCATCTTTCTTGTCAACTCATATACTATATCCTTTTATCACTTGCAGCTACTGCTCGTCggtagaaaaataaacattatttttccTCAACAATCCCACTAAAGCCTAATAAATCAATTTAACAGTGCCAGTCATGCTCCATGtactgtttccatggcaacttgAGGCTGAGGACTCTGTTGTCCCATACAAGGGAAACAGATTATGAGACTGTAATAACTTAACAGGCTCAATTTAATCAATATTCAATATACTGTAGTAAGGAGTTACGGTTAGAgaagatggatggctggatgaaatTCAGTCATGACTGAAACTCATTCAGTGTATAAGTTTAAAGCAACTTTCGTCATTATATAACTACCTCATTATGGGTGGAGGTAATTTATCcatatcattttgttttgggagattggcatttgacattttttaaatcacatttaaagGGATGTATCTGATGATCATAGCGCTAAAAgtaacccaaaaaaaacgtaaagCATAACCCGTGACCCTAAACCCCTAACGCTAACCCCGTAACCGCTAACCCTagaacccaaccctaaccctccaAACCTAACCCCTACtgctaaccctaaacccaaccacaaccctaaccctaacccctaaacctaaccctagtTCCAACCCCCAACCTTAACTCCCAAGCGTAACCACTAACCCTAAGCCCCAACCTTAACCCTTTCACCCTAACACTAACCGTAACCCAATTCACAGGCCTAGCCCGAACCCCGGACACTAACCCCTTACCATAACCCCTAGCCATAATCCCTAACCCCAAGTCTCTAACCCTAACcgtaaccccctaaccctaacaatAAACCGtaaccctgacctcaacccccaTCAACATGGATCAACAACACATGTGAATGTCGCCATTAGAAAACAGCAACACAACCTGGAAAGATTTCCTCAAATCTAGTAGCATATTCCGTTATTATTCCCCATGCAGAATTTTCATTcgtgtgtctctgtgtggcccCAACAGGACGACGCCCAGCAGCTCTTCGCTCTGTCTGCCTCCGCCGAGGAGCAGGGCGTCCTACCCGACGACTTGGCCAACGTGATCCTGCGGCTGTGGGCCGACGGCGGCATACAGAGCTGCTTTGCCCGCTCGCGGGAATACCAGCTCAACGATTCTGCGGCATAGTGAGTGGGAATCTGTATGCTTTGCAGGCACGTTTCCAGTCAGGGAAATAATACAGTTCGCTCCTGATACTGCCTCACTTTTTCAGCAGTTCACATGCAGTCtgctccaattcacaacagtgTCCCACCATGATAAATGTAAATGCAACTTATTGAGTTGATGTCTTTCTTGTCGTTCTTTTTCCTCAATTCGCACAGTGTTCAAAGAGGAAGTGTAGCCATGTTTGTCTGCACTGTGGTGCTTTATTGATGGAATGTTTTGCGCCACGCGCGGGTGGTTATATTTCTTCAGATTTAGCGATGTATCGAGTTGTCCCTCTTTCATATGCTTTGTCTGTCCTGGAAAACCTGCTTTGACCTCCCCGGGGAGCCATAGAGACTGGCAAGATATCATCTGTTACCTGATTATTTAGCCTTCCCTGCGGTTTGATTCTTTAATATGTCAAGCAGATGAGAGCAATCATCTTGCCGGatggctgggaaaaaaaacagtaaactaTGACAACAAGCCTCGTGATGATGAATCCCTGAGTACTTTCCTTCATTATTGAAAGTGCACATGTTTTGCCACAGCTGCTCGCATGAGATGATAATCCCAACCTTTAGAAAAGTCTCCCTGGGTTCACTATGATGAACTATGATGACCGTTGATTGCAAACCAAGTTGCTACTCGtggtgacactcaattttgaaaatcaattcaaatgatttttggCCGATGAATAGACTTAAACAACAAGAGTCAATCAACTGTAATTGAGTTCAGTTAATTTTCCATTAGGCTGCTATTTGCACAAACGCGagtgccattttaaaaaatataatacatgCAAGCAATTCAAATGTGGAACTTTAATAATCCTTCATCATGGTGTTAGTGTCACCCTTTTGTTTGTGGACTGCGTTTATACAATGCAAAAGTGTAGCCTAGTTGCACTGCAAGTGTAATTAaagaaatatcacctcaaactcAATTTCGACATTTGAAAGGCTCAAAGTCACAAGTTCattgaactcaactcacttcgcaACAGGGAGCATTTCagcaaatattgaaaaattaatgtaaaaaaaagagacttcaaGCTGTTTGCCGTGCAAGTTGAAGCTtaatgtcaaactaaacataaaacaaagagagttACTTGTTGTGTATGTAAAACAACCACATCACTGTCAAGGGCTGctagctttatacaaaaacaCAATGTAAAATCCCACAGACgggattaaaataaacaaaacaaagcaaacccaTCTTTGTGGCCAAGTTATTACTGTTAAAGCAAAAGTTATTGGAATACAAGTGGTGTGACAGCACATGTGCACAGACAATCCAGCAGGCACATATTCATCTTCTGCGACAATAATATTCCGAGTTGTAAACCCCTTCTCCATTTGTGTCTATATGACTGTACTATACTGCCTCACACTGGACAAAACACACACCACAAGAAGCATGGGGATTAATTCAGTTTAAtcactttaaatttttttttttaaaaaacaaataaaaacgtgTGTTGACCAGCATCCATGTGTGGCATTTTTAAGGGGCAAGAAAGAGCCAGTGTACCATGGCAATGAGTGTATGGAATGTATCCTGGCCAGGAATTCGGACAGTGAGAATAGTTCAGTTTGATCCGTAGTGCTGAAAAAGACTCAGTGTCATGAAAAGTGCCGTTtatattttttcctcaaatgaattcaaatgcaaGGCCtgctaaaaatacaattttctgAGTGAAACAAAGGCTGACTGGGCTAGACAAGCTCCCAGATGGCCATGAGGATGTTGTTAATGATGTAATGCCGCTGTAAGTGAGGTGGGCTGTAAACACAGATGGGCCTTCACTTGCTCACTGACTGACAGCCTGCTGGAGAATGTTTGCATGTTTCCAAGATAAGACACCCCTTTAAGGAGTCTTCATGAGACTCAttcaaagccacaaaacgacttCTTTGGTTGGAGAAGAtgcacagtatatattttttttttcgatcacGTCCTTGATTTGGCATAGAAGTAAAGTTTGAAAATCAGAAAAATGAACTGATTTTACTGATTTTAGTGAGTTACGCTCTCACAACTACCCGACACCTTAAAATTAGGCCGGTATCTGTTCATGGTGTGGTTCCTCACCCATCCAAAGTTGTGGGCTGTGCTTTGGCATGGAACATGAATATCAGCGACTTTTTCCAGCTTTGCATACTGCCTAAAATATTCAATTAATGTCCCATTGTCCCCTTAAATACATGAActcattggcagcaggtgtgggTGTTGGAGGGGAAgtcctcctctgccacctgatggagacacacaagaacaggatcatgacatttTGTCATCCCTTTAACTTTCACTGTAGAACGACACCTATCATCACATTAATAAGTTAATAACGTCtttttcaactattgtttaagtttctGTCATGAGGGGTTGGttccaagaaaatgcttacaatgtctcttatttattaaatatgagaatttaaaattttggtagagattttagcaagcatgatggaagttgacatgtttgatttgttttcgcgggccataaaaaataatgtggcgggccagatctggcccccgagccttgagtttgacacccgtgcacCAGATAAAAGAGCAAATGGAAATTAAAACCAGAAAATAAAGTGCCCTTGAAGATGTGCTGTTGGAGTTTTGCTTTGCAGTGGACAGATTACTCATTATCATTTTTTGTTAGTGTGAAACGAGTCCAAACGTTGGACATTTTATCTTTTATGCATTCTTTCCTCCTCCATCAAGCCAGTTTATTTCTGCGAGGAGAGGGGCGTTCGTTTGCCGTAGCATTAGTCAGTGGAAAAATGATCACGGCAAAGCATCGAGGTGGAGATTTTGCCTCGGCGTTCTTTTGTAATGGAATTACTTGACTTCTTTTATGAATCATTTCTGTCCTACTTCGCTCTTGCTGTTATCTTGTCAGGTATTTAAAATCAATGTGGAACTTGCTTTGCTGTAGGGCACTTCTGCTTCTAGGTTTGATGAAAAGGAGATGAGGATTATCCCGGGCGTAACTGGTGATCTGATGTGTAATGTTGACAACCTCCGTCATCATGTGTCCAAATCAGTAGTTTGCTTGCTCGGATGTTTGAAAAAGATCCTTGGATAATTTGAACGTGGCTCACGCTGGAAAACAAACTCTTTCCTATTTGAAGGAAGAAGTACATATGACGCATCCACTGCATAGAGGACACATGACCGGCCCCCTCCTGCTTGCACTACTGCAGGAGCTGtaataaccatccatccatttcctacaCTGCTTATCAGACATCAAGTGTCGGCCTGAACAAGGTCAACCAAATGTGTAGACAAGCGGAGTCAGCGAAACAAATTTCCATCTGGTGGAGTAAAAAATGAATGATATAATATGTTTTCGGACAAGTTCATTTAATCTCAAAACATCCATGAGTCATTTGTAGTCAAACGCACTCCCAACTGGAGTCATCATTTATTGCAGCAGAAGAGAATTTCCTTCATTAAGAGCTGCTGACCTTCAAAAACCACGCTGTCCTTTTTCTGTAAacagcagtttaaaaaaaagaaaagaaaaaaatgcaccttTGGGTGAGTTTTATGGTGTGGTGAGTGAGCATTTTGATTCTTGGTTGAGCAGGTGGCATGCCATCATCTATGGCCTCATCCATCATCTCGTTTCAGGTGCTCCTGTTCAAAAAGAAAACTCCGCTAATTGAACAAGTATCACCTCAAATGCTGGCGGTGTGTTCGGTTTCAACCAGGCAAACAATTTCTTTTTGTCTACGTCCTACCTctaaactcacagcactccatgagcgcctagcagcacaaatgaaccagctgctgtgggatgggactcaccgaagatggctaaccgaagggcgaacgatcctgatcatgaaggatccctcgaagggtgcagccccatccaaatatcggccaataacctgtttcTCCTCAACATGGAagttcatgtcaggcatcattgtggcttagataagtggacacatggatcaatacatgaacgaagcacagaagggcattggtagaggcACCAgaagagccaaacatcagctcctggttgacagaacagtcgcacaagactgcaggtcccggcgTACCAActtgtgcacagcctggattgattacaagaaagcctatgactcgatgccacacacatggatcactgaatgcttggagctgtataaggtgaacgggaccctaagagccttccttgcaaactcgatgaggatgtggaaaaccacacttgaagccaatggcaagccacttacccaaatgtccatcaaatgtggcatataccaaggtgatgcactctccccactgctgttctgcataggactgaacccactaagccaagtaatcaccaagacaggctatggataccgcctcagaaatggagctacaatcagtcacctcctctacatggatgacataaagctgtatgctaagagtgaaagggacatagattccctgatccacacaaccaggatctacagcagcgacatcaggatgtcattcgggcttgagaaatgtagtcggatggtgcctcagagaggaaaggtagtccgcactgaagggctctcactccctgaaggaacaatagcagacattgaggagagctacaagtaccttgatataccacaagccaatggcaacctcaaactggcaacaaggaaagcagctacggccaaatacctccagcgagtgaggcaagtcctaagaagccagctcaatggcaagaataagacccgggcaataaacagctatgccctgccagtgatcagatgccctgcaggaataataaggtggccaaaggaagagattcagaccacggacgttaagacccgaacgctcctaaccatgcatggagggttccatcccaaatccagatcctgtgggacttccagatccagactgacaagatggtaatggcgaaccaaccagatatcgtgatcatagataaagggcagaggaaagccgttgtagtgggtgtagcggtcccaaatgatggaaacatcagtaagaaggaacacgagagactggagaaataccaagggctcagaggtAAAGGTAccaaggtaaaggtgacagtcgtgcctgtggtggtcgtagcactcggggcagtgacccccaaactagatgagtggttgcaacagatcccaggaacaacatcggacatctcagtccagaaatgtgcagtgctgggaacagcaaggatactgcgcagaaccctcaagcttcctggcctctggtagaggacccgagctgaatgagggacggacaccacccgagggggggtttCGTCGCTTTGTTGTTCGGGATCCATTTCCAAAGTTTTGCCATTTGTAAAATAAGCGCCTCGTTTTGAGCGTGTCAAAATATTGATTCCCTTCTCAACTTTCTTTGTAGTTACCTGAATGATCTAGAGAGGATAGCCAAAGCCGATTACATCCCCACCCAGCAGGACGTGCTGCGAACTCGTGTCAAGACCACTGGCATTGTGGAGACTCACTTCACGTTCAAAGAGCTGCACTTCAAGTAAGGCCGCACCGTTGCGGATTTTCCTGCAGTAAAAAATGACCACCAATCCCGCCCACTCACGCTAAAAACGCATCAAAGCGGCGCTCACCTGCTCTGAAACAAAAGCCATCACCAACAGAAAAGTGCTCATTTCGACATGAATCGAACCTTGAAATATGCAACTGCGCCAAATTAAAACGGCAATTGAAAGcttaattattatgattaccCGGAGAGTAAATACATTTGTTCCACACCCCCACATTACATTTGTCTGTTTCTAAAAACTGATTTTTATGCACGGCAATAAAACACGATGAGATGCAGCCTGAGCACTCGTGCGGGATACTAATGGACCGACACCGCCGCTTACAGAGGATGTATGGACAGCGGTGGTTTATGTGTTCAAACATTTGATAAATGGGCCTGTGCTAACAATTATGGAAGTGCATATAGATGAGAACAATATGTCTCTCAATAGTAGCTCAGTTACACCGTCTGAGTAAACTTGAGTGGTCATTCTCAAGGTTTATGCAACAGTCCAATAAGTgatctaaaatgtttttttcttttgtacttgTAAATGGTCAAAACAAATTTTCAACCCAGGAGTAGTAGCGGTGATGATAGTAATGTCattcaagtaccggtaaacaACTTTCAGTCTTTTGGTGAAGCATTTCTTCAGTGTCTCTCATTGATGCCGGTCGGATGCTTTTAGACCTCCTTCACTTCCAAAAGCAGGCTCATAAAATGTTAATGTACGTCCAGGGATTACATGTCACCTGAACTTTCTCTCTTTGTGTCTCTTTGTACCACTGGTCTTGGCTTGCCTGCACCTCGTACACACATTAACTCGCTTATGTGTGTCCTCTGCGTCACCTCTGCCTTGCAGGATGTTCGACGTGGGAGGCCAGCGATCCgagaggaagaagtggatccaTTGTTTTGAAGGCGTCACGGCCATTATCTTCTGCGTTGCGCTCAGCGCTTACGACTTGGTCCTGGCCGAGGATGAAGAGATGGTGAGGATGGCATGTTCAGTCTGCTGTGGCATGTTCATCTCCACCCATGATGATTTTTCGCTGTTGTTACAAGGCTTTTAACATGTCTTCTTGTAATTGCATAATTCATTTCTCTCCTACTAAGTGAGTGTTCAAATCCAAAGTGGCTTGAACCGTTTGACCCCAATTATTTAAAAAGGTTATGTGTTAAATGCTTCAACATGCCCCAATGCGAGTCCTTGCTTATGAAATATTGAACaatagctccctctagtggcacactgaaaaaaagaatgacTCCAGAAAACTTTTCTGCCCAAAGAGCatagaattttgagaattttggcgtgatttctttaaaaaagtgaTCAACTAGCCACCTaattaagtaaaaaaaacagataCAGAACCTACACCTATAAAAGTTTAGCATTAAGATTAATGTAACCGTAATCCATAATGCTATTGTGtcttacatacagtatttcttaTGCCTACACATCCCATCATGCACTTAAAGGTTTCACATTGCAACAAGAACACTTTCCACCACCGAGCTCAGGCCTCCACTCAGCCATTGGAAAGGCTGCGGACTCCTAAATTTTGCCATTCAGGGTGTAAgcattgctagctagctagctcgctaactGCATGTTGTCGTGGTAGATAAGGGGCACGTAATTCTAATTAAATTACAATTGTACCAGATATCTTGGCACACACTGCATATTTTGCCTTGATTTCAGCTACTCTTGGCTCGATTGTAGTTTTCACACGGCAATAGGGATGCTTAATGGATGACCTCTCCCCTAGAATCGCATGCACGAAAGCATGAAGTTGTTCGACTCCATCTGCAACAACAAGTGGTTCACCGAGACTTCCATCATCCTCTTCCTAAACAAGAAGGACCTCTTTGAGGAGAAGATCACCCGTAGCCCCCTTGCCATCTGCTTCCCAGAGTACACAGGTACACGCTGAACTAACATTTATTACCTGAAACCTTTAGCGCTGTAATATCTGAAAAAgtgtctctatttttttttccacaaatgacCAACATTGAGTGAACCCACTCTAGTCCTTAGTGGCTCAATTACACCTGGCAcactcacaaaacaaaaatgtttccccatttaaaatatttaacttAAATAAAAGTAATGACCGACACTGGTTGATAAcctctgggggggaaaaaaaatttgctTCAACTGATAAActccaaaaaaaagttcttgtttttttttttcattcaagggGCCAACAAGTTCGATGAAGCAGCCAGTTATATCCAGACCAAATTTGAAGACCTGAACAAAAAGAAGGACACCAAGGAGATCTACACCCACTTCACGTGTGCCACCGACACAAAGAACGTGCAGTTTGTCTTTGACGCCGTCACTGACGTCATCATCAAGAATAACCTGAAGGACTGCGGGCTTTTCTGAAGGTGAGGTGCTTCGCAGCGATATAAAGTCTGTTAAGGTATTTGGTGACACCCCTCCCTCCATACACAGtcacacacgtacacatacTCACCAGGTGGTCAGGTGCGGTCCTTTTGAAACAATACTAAAGAtgttgttaataataataatgcattcaatgaattgattctgACAATGATTCATAGATTTTGATGCACACTGTTGTCATATCATAAATATCAAATATGATGCCATTCACCACATTTTTCAGTGAAgcgatcaaatccaccaaaatcgtgtgacaccacctgcgccacaacttagacctgcttccTAAGGTTTcatctactttctgtcaccacaTTGAGAAGATCGGAATGAGCATGTAAAGGGTTCATTGTCAGTTCATCGACAGctaatggttttgttttgttttgtttttcggttTTGTGGCAGGATGTCCACACTGCATGAGAAACTACGGCAACCATGTGACGATGACTGCTTTTCTTAATGAAAACCGCGACAGACGTAATCTCTACAAGAGGGGAAACCTTGAAAGAACTTCAACAATTTGTGATTGGCTACCATCGCTGTGTAACGTTGGTCCTGCATACCAATGCATACAAAGTTGTCACACGCCTCCTCTCTCTTTTACTCTTGATAGTCCCCTGAATGAATGTTTGAGCACCCTCGTCGGATGAGAGGAATTTAGCAGCCACTCGTGTGGAAAAATGAGTTGGCGTTCATTGAATTGTTGGAACGCATGTAAAATGCACAAAGAATATTCCTCACCCATCAAGAAGATCTTGTGGtcattttgatttaagttgcCATTTTTCTTCACCCTTGACTTTTTTAAGATGTTCATTTTCCCCTTAAGGTCGATTAAAAGATGgtacaaaacaatattttatatCACATCAACTCATGTTAACAACTGTTTCAACATGTGCAGAATGTGAGTGGcggtgtgggggggaaaaatgtctaCGCCATTTTCAATTATCAATGTGATAATTCTCACAGTATTCCCCTGCATGACATTCCATGAATTAGCCTGTACCCACTCACACCCGTTACGTACCACTTGTACGTACACTCAACACAATCTGTGAGGTTGTAAATTATGTCTGTTGATGATCTACTGTAGATTATTGTGTACTCTTTGTTTCACTCCGAGTCTCTCGTTTTGACTTTATGTTTGTGCCTTGATATCTGTTTACGCGTGGATCTTCACATTTGTTCTTCACACTGTTCAATTAGGGCTATTTCTACTCTGTACCCATAGCTTACGATGCATCCAAGCACAGAGGTTGAACGATGATGTAGCGCATCTTGTTTGTTGGTATTTAAAGTACAAATCATTTGGTTAATGTAAATATTAAAAGTTTGGTCCTGTGAGGTTTTATTCTCCTGtccttttgtccaaaaacgtcATATTTTTAGCAACGCTGACGTGAGAATACAGCGAGGCACCGCATTTAAGATACAGTTTATGAGATTTCCATGTGtaattgtaaaaagaaaaacgtaacatttttctaatttttgaagaagaaaaggtcAATACATTCAATAGAATGGACTCCAAGTCCCATTTGTTTAGGACATTTAAAAGGGACTGGCACTAATTCAAGgttatgaaaatgaaaacaattatttcaaAGATTGTGTGTACGTACCTAATGTTTTGGCTAGAAAACATGTTTCTTTATCTCTCTTTTAAAAGTATTACtttatttgtattgatttatttttgagatTATTTCTTTCAAACGCACGATCATTTGTGCCTTTGcctaaaacacaattttaacagcaacaaacaagaattgattgatttgagaGCACTTCATGCAAATGTTTAGACTTGTGTGACGATGCCTATTTCTTGacatgaatgagttaatttccaTCAGTCTCCGGTCTGAATCACATAAGTGCGACCATTCCTCACTTGCAAACGAAATGAGAAGGTGTGCCGTGGTCAAATGGTTTGTATGCAATTCAAAACCGCAATAGATACCAAATAATGCAAAATTTGTATCATAAAGTCACGAGAAGAGGTGTGCAGAGTGTTTGTATTCAAGCACCATTAAAAGAAACCAATGTTTATGATAAGCGATGTCTTGACGCGGCCGCTAGGTGGAGCCTTATGCCGGGGGTGCACTGTCGTTCTTCAACTGGTGCTCGACGAccacgtttgattttttttaaacggacaGTTTGGGCCAGACCATTCATTGCtgagggaaaaataaaataattaacgaACAAATAAACAACTGCAGCACGGTGGGTGACTGGTtatgggttcaattccggcttagcccttcctgtatggagtttgcatgttcttcccgtacctgcgtgggttttcacccacattcccaaaacatgcatggcaggttaatggaagtgaaatggttggcaaccagttcagggtgtatcccgcctattgcccgaagacggctgggataggctccaacacgcctgcgaccctcatgagggtaAGCTGattcgaaaatgaatggatagataAAGTCATGGTGGCCATACTTTGTCCATCCCGAcatggattttaaaaatgtaaaaatatgacacaaatCCCAGTCAGCAAATGCATCTGGCCCGGTTTTGGCATGAAGCTCGCACAGCTGGCattgagtcggcactggcaataatgcatgtgggccaaACACGGCCGAGGAGTGGCAAATGAGGCACtcgcttgactctggcaaaccagatgaggttcagttgtggagtgaagtatttgggccagaaatcaatttacaagttcggcccgtatatggccagccagtattgagtttttttagccgaaaaaaacgaccatgtaaatatagtaaggcgtttttagccgaaaaaaaccctacCATgaaagtcgtttttagccccccaaaaaacgaccatgtatatagtaaggcgtttttagccgagaaaaacgaccatgtatagaaatgcgtttttagctgaaaaaaatgacaatgtgtagtaaggcatttttacacgaaaaaaaagattgtgtatagtaaggtgttttgagacgaaaaaaacgaccttgtatagt
The DNA window shown above is from Hippocampus zosterae strain Florida chromosome 9, ASM2543408v3, whole genome shotgun sequence and carries:
- the LOC127607295 gene encoding guanine nucleotide-binding protein G(i) subunit alpha-2, which encodes MGWEQRRSGLRGEHFSCLVEASSTRSSDCLEMDHREPFCRAKGLALPCLGAMGCTVSAEDKAAAERSKMIDKNLREDGEKAAREVKLLLLGAGESGKSTIVKQMKIIHEDGYSEDECKQYRAVVYSNTIQSIMAIVKAMVSLKIDYSNPGRVDDAQQLFALSASAEEQGVLPDDLANVILRLWADGGIQSCFARSREYQLNDSAAYYLNDLERIAKADYIPTQQDVLRTRVKTTGIVETHFTFKELHFKMFDVGGQRSERKKWIHCFEGVTAIIFCVALSAYDLVLAEDEEMNRMHESMKLFDSICNNKWFTETSIILFLNKKDLFEEKITRSPLAICFPEYTGANKFDEAASYIQTKFEDLNKKKDTKEIYTHFTCATDTKNVQFVFDAVTDVIIKNNLKDCGLF